From the Chryseobacterium sp. G0201 genome, the window ATGAAGTCACCGATTTTGGGAGTATTTATTCAGGATCAATGGGAGATTAATGATAAAAATACTTTGTTGCTGGGTTACAGATTTGATTATGATAAAATCCATCATTCTGTGCATTCGCCGAGGTTTGCATGGAAGTTTTCTCCAAATCCTTATCATACGTTGCGATTCAATTTTGGTACAGGTTTCCGAGTGGTGAATTTGTTTACAGAAGACCATGCAGCTTTAACGGGTTCCCGTGAAGTGGTGATTAAAGACAATTTAAAACCTGAAAGATCAATTAATGGAAATTTAAATTATGTCTGGAAAATTCCTGCTGGAGACAAGTTAATTAATTTAGATGCTTCTGCATTTTATACTTATTTCAGCAATAAAATTGTAGGAGATTTTGATACGGATCCTCAAAAAATTATTTACGATAATCTTCATGGATACGGCATTTCAAGAGGAGCTTCAATGAATGTGGATTTCAGCTTCAGCTTTCCTTTGAGTGTTAATTTAGGAGTGACTTACCTTGATGTTTATCAAAAATTTGATGGAGAAGAAGAAAAAGTTCAACAGCTTCATGCCCCAAAATGGAGTGGAACGTATAGTTTAACCTATAAATTTCAGAGTAATCTGACAATCGATTTTACAGGACAATTTTATGGTCCAATGCGATTGCCTGTTTTACCGAATGATTACCGACCGGAATATTCTTCGTTCTATTCGTTAGCAAATATTCAAGTTTCCAGAAGTTTCAAATCAGGATTTGAAGTGTATTGTGGGGTGAAAAACCTCTTCAATTTTACTCCGAAAGATCCGTTGATGAGACCGTTTGACCCTTTTGATAAGCATGTTGATGATCCGATCAATAATCCCAATCATTACACTTTTGACACCACTTATGGATATGCTCCAATGCAGAGAATCAGAGGATTTCTGGGTGTAAAATATACTTTGAAATGAAAAAATTCATAATATTTTTATTTTTAATGTTTGTGTCTTGTTTTTGTCTCTCGCAGATAAAGACAGGCACTTTTTCTGACTTAGAAATTCTACAGAAAGAAAATCCCAAACCTACCATTATCCACCTTTATACAGATTGGTGTTCGGTTTGTAAAATAGAATCTTTTCAATTAAATAAAAGCAAGGATCTGGTTAAAATGATCAATGATAATTTTTATTTCATCAATTTTGAAGCGGAAAAAACTAAAGATAAAATACAGTTTCAGGGAAAAGAATTTAATTATTTGCCGAACGGAAATTCAGGGATACATCAGTTGGCTTTGGCTTTATCTAAAAATAAAAAACAGCCTGTGTATCCGTTGTGGATTATTTTAGATTCAAACCAAAACCTGGTGTATTATCATGAAGGAGAATTTAAACCTGAAATGATGAAGCAGAAATTGTTGGAGATTTCTGCTTTGTAAACTTTTGTTGGAGAAACGCAAAGGCGCAATTTCTTTTAATAACTATCTGTTTTAAGGCGCAATGATTTTATCTGCGATAAAATTTAGGAATGCAAATTATTGCAGAGTTAATATAACATAACGCTTGGTGAAAATCTTTGATTTTCTTGCGCCTTAAAACAGTATATCATTTAATTCTTTGCGCCTTTGCGTTGCCCAACTTATATTTCTTATTGATTTAGCGGATGATTATGCTTAAAGTTAATTTTTAAAAACTCTAAAAAAATCTGCAAGAGAATTATTAACATTATTTTTTATCCAACCATAATTTCACAAGTTCAGAATGGTCTTCTACCCATTTTTTTGCAGTGGCTTCTTTATCTTTACTGTCTTCCATTTTAGTTAAAAGATCAGCCATATTTTCATCATCAAAATGCAGTTTAGAAAAGAATTTTGCCAATTCGAGATGATCTTTAACAAAGCTTTTTCGGCTGTAGGTTTTAATTTGCTCTGCTTTCCCAAATGTATTTTTGGGATCTTCAAGAAACTTAAGTTTCATTTTTCCAAACATCCAGTGGGGTTGCCATCCAGCTACAACAATCCATTCTTTACGTTTGATGGCATTCTGCAGTTCAGTGATCATGGCAATGGTGGAGGAATTGATTTGTTTATAATTCAGTTGATAATCAATAATGGCTTTATCTGTTCCGGATGTTAATCCTGCTCCTTTTTCAATTCCAATGATTTTGTGATTGAATTGATTCTGATGTTGATTTAATTCTTCTATCGAATTAATCGGAACATATTCGGGAACCACCAAACCTATTCGTCCGTTGTCATAATTGCTTCCAAGGCTAATTAATCCCGGAAATTTAGCAACTTTTGTAGCATGGGTGTAAGGTAACCAAACGCCCATGAAAAGGTCTGTATCTTCGTTATTCATCGAAGCCAGAATCATATCTGTAGAAGCTTTCTGAATAATTACGTGATATCCTTGCTCATCCAGAATGGCTTTAGCGACGTGTGTCATGGCAACATCTTCTGCCCAGCCGTCTACCATTCCGATGGTTATGTATTTAGAGTTTTTTATATTTTCACATGAATTTAATACACCGAATAATGCTATTAAAATCAAGAAAAATAGATATTTTAATTTTTTCATTTTACTGTTTTTTCTTTACAAATCCTTGGGTAATTCGGTCCAGAATAATGGCTAAAATCACAACGGATAATCCACTTTCAAATCCTAATCCGATATCCAGATTATTAATTCCTTCCAATACTTTTTCACCTAAACCACCTGCGGCAATCATTCCTGCGATAACAACCATAGATAATGATAATAATATTGTTTGATTGATCCCTGCCAAAATAGTTTTCATGGCTAAAGGAAGTTCTACTTTAAATAGAATCTGACGATTGGTAGCTCCAAAAGCCCGTGCAGCTTCTACAATATCTTTCGGTACTGCCTCAATTCCCAATGTTGTTAATCGTACTGCTGGCGGCATCGCAAAAATAATCGTTGCAAAAGCTCCCGGCACTTTACCGATACTGAAAAATAACACAGCTGGAATTAAGTAGACAAATGCAGGCATTGTTTGCATTAAATCCAGCAGCGGGCGAATGATTTTTGCAGCTAATTTGCTTTTAGCCGCCCAAATTCCTAAAGGAACAGAAATGATCAACGCGGTAATGGTTGCGACGAAAATAAGTGCCAAGGTTTCCATCGTTTCTCTCCACAATCCCATTAAAAATATTAAAGTAAGTCCGGCTACGGTCATGATGGCGATTCCTTTTCCGGCTTTCCACCATGCTAATAGCGTAAAAAGGAGAATGATAATATAAAAAGGAGTGTTTACCAAAGCCCACTCAATTCCCATGATAGAGGAGTTTCCTACATGTTTTATGACATCAAATAAAGGTTTTGCATTTTCTGTGAGCCAATTGATTGCAGTTTCTACATATTGACCGATATCTATAGTTTTATTCATTTTATTGGTTGTTTGCGATTTCTTTTAATTCAATGATTTCTTCTTCGTTAAACTTGGTCGCTTCTATGATGAGAGATAATTGGGTCACAAGACCTAAAAATTTATTGTTTTCATCTACCACAGCGATGGCCGATTTACTTCCTGAGATTAACGGTAGCATTTCTTCTACCGTAGCCTCTTGATAGACCGAAGGGACGTTGCTGTTGATAATTGATTCTACGGTTGGCTCCTTCTTTGTAATGCGTACAACGTCGTTAAGCGTAACAAAACCAAGAAATTTATTTTGAAAATCTACGACAGGTAACGTTTCCAAACCTGTTGCTCTCATTTTTCTCAAGGCACCTTCAGGACCGTCTTTTCTGAATCGTACTACCGTAGGTTTATCGAACATCAAAGATTTTGCGGTGATGATTGTTTTACGATCCACTTTTTCGACAAAAGCTTTTACATAGTCGCTGGCTGGATTGGTTAAAATATCTTCGGCAGTTCCAATTTGTTCGATCACGCCGTCTTTCATAATAACGATACGGTCTCCAATTTTAATGGCTTCGTCCAAATCATGGGTAATAAAAACAATCGTTTTTTGCAATGTATCCTGTAATTCAAGCATCTGATCCTGCATTTCAGACTTGATCAAAGGATCGAGCGCGGAGAAAGCTTCATCCATCAATAAGACTTCAGGATCATTTGCCAAAGCTCTGGCTAATCCCACTCTTTGCTGCATACCTCCTGAAAGTTGAGAAGGAAACTGGTTTTCGAAACCATTTAAACCTACGATGTCTAATGCTTTTTGAGCTTTTTCATCGCGGGAAGCTTTACTTTCTCCTCTGATTTCTAATCCGAAACCTGCATTGTCTAGAATATTATGGTGGGGTAGCAGTCCAAATTTTTGGAATACCATGCTCATTTCGGTTCTTCTTACTTCCAGAAGCTCTTTGTTATTTTTATCGGTAATATTATCATCATTGATATATACTTTTCCTGAAGTAGGCTCATTCAGTCGGTTAAGACAGCGTAATAGAGTAGACTTTCCGCTTCCGGATAACCCCATGATCACAAAGAATTCACCTTCGTAGATTTCAAAACTAGCTTTGTTGATTCCTACGGTACAACCCGTTTTTTCGAGAATTTCCTTTTTGGAAAAACCTTTGTCTAAAAGTTCCTGTGCTTTTTCTTTGTTTTTGCCAAAAATAATAGTCAGATCTTCAACTTTAAGTTTTACTTTTCTACCGTTTTCAATTTTTTCCATATTCAGAATTTTTCAATTAATATTAATACATAAGAAATTCTACATCAGTTAACGATTATACGTTTAATCTAAGCTGTTCTGTTAATGGCGATAGTACAAAATAATCTGTATGAGCTTTTCAATATAAAAACTCTTTACAAAAAAATAAAAGCATAAAAACCTGTGGTCTTATGTTTATATTTTAAATATTTCAAATAGATTATACTCTAGAAAAAGAGTGAATCATGTAAAAAAGAGTTAATCTTTTTAAATAGATTCTACAGTTAAATTACTGATGAAGTAATTACAGATATGTGTACTGAACAACTTGGATTTCTACATTTCATCAAAATGCAGGCCAGCATAAAAAAGCTAAGCTATCAATTTCTTATGACGATGCAAATTTACGAATTTTATATTAAATGGATTTTTTGAGACTTAAAAAGCTAGTTTTAAGTCAGATTATGGAATGAAAAATTAGCTTTAGAAATTTAGTTAAAAAAAATAATTTACGTTAAAAATTTAAGTTTTAAACAAAAAAATTATCTCTGCATAAGATGATAGAAATTACTCAAAACAACAGCAATAATTGCTAAAATAGCTGGTAAAGCCTGAACGAAAAATATTTTCTTCGTTGCAGAAATAGCACCATAAATTCCGGCAATAGCCACACAGCTCAGAAAAAATAGAGAAACATTAGTCTGCCATTTTGGATCTTCAATTAGAAAAGACCAGATTAATCCTGCAGCCAGAAAACCATTGTAAAGCCCCTGGTTAGCAGCTAAACCTTTTGTGGGCTTGAACATTTCTGCGGGTAAAGCAGCTTTGAAAACTTCTTTTCCTTTTGTTTCCCAGGCAAACATTTCCATCCAAAGAATGTAGATGTGTTCTATTGCGACTAGGGCGATCAAAATTTTTGCAACGATGTCCATGATTTAATGTTTTTTGGAATTGTAAAACTAAAAAAATAAAGTTAAGTTTGAGTACTAAATTTTACAATGGAAACTTTCAAGGCACATTTAGATAAATTCATTACGATTAGTGACGAGGAATTTGCTTCTATCATTTCTTTTTTTCAAGTTTTAAAAGTGAAAAAGAAAGAAAACCTGATGCTTGAAGGTGATGTATGTAAATGTAAGTATTTCGTGTTGGAAGGGTGTCTGAGAAAGTTCTTCATCAATGAAAAAGGAGTCGAACAAACCACGGAATTTGCCATAGAAAACTGGTGGATGTCCGATACTTTCGCTTTTGAAAAACAGATGAAAACAAGCTTTAATATTCAGTCTGTTGAGAATTCCAAAATTTTGACTATCGATTATCAATCTCAGGACCTTTTGTTTGAAAAACATCCGATTATGGAAAGGTATTTCAGAATGGTTTACCAAACTGCTTATGCAGCGGCAGAGAAAAGAATTCGTTATATTTATGAAATGACGAAGGAAGAATATTATGTGCATTTCAGTACGCTATATCCTTGGTTTATACAGAGAATTCCGCAATATTTAATTGCTTCTTTTTTGGGTTTTACTCCGGAATATTTAAGTGAAATCAGAGCAAAATTACGTTCTTAAACCAGTTTAAGATTTTTACAATGTAGAAATCGCAACTTTGTCCTGTTAATAAAAACAACGATTATGACAGGCAAAAAAGATTTTCAATTCCCGCAGCTATTTTTAAGGTTAGCTATCTCTTTTACAATGCTTTCCGCAGTTGCAGACCGATTCGGATTTTGGGGTAAAAACTCAGCTTGGGGAAACTGGGAGAACTTTGAAAAATATACTCTACAACTGACTTCTTTTCTTCCTGAAAGTTTAAGCATATTTTCAGCGTATTTCGCTACTTTTTTAGAAATTTTATTTCCTTTATTATTAATTATTGGATTTAAAACTAAGATTGCAGCTTATTGCGCCGGCTTTTTACTACTCATTTTCGCTTTATCCATGACGATGGCTTTAGGAATTAAGGCTCCTTTGGATTATTCTGTCTGGGTAGGAAGTGCGGGTGCATTTCTATTGGCGAGTCAACATCAATTTTCATTAAGTATTGACGAATTAATCAAGAAAAATTAATCAAATAAATATAATATTATGA encodes:
- a CDS encoding thioredoxin family protein; this encodes MKKFIIFLFLMFVSCFCLSQIKTGTFSDLEILQKENPKPTIIHLYTDWCSVCKIESFQLNKSKDLVKMINDNFYFINFEAEKTKDKIQFQGKEFNYLPNGNSGIHQLALALSKNKKQPVYPLWIILDSNQNLVYYHEGEFKPEMMKQKLLEISAL
- a CDS encoding glycine betaine ABC transporter substrate-binding protein, with the translated sequence MKKLKYLFFLILIALFGVLNSCENIKNSKYITIGMVDGWAEDVAMTHVAKAILDEQGYHVIIQKASTDMILASMNNEDTDLFMGVWLPYTHATKVAKFPGLISLGSNYDNGRIGLVVPEYVPINSIEELNQHQNQFNHKIIGIEKGAGLTSGTDKAIIDYQLNYKQINSSTIAMITELQNAIKRKEWIVVAGWQPHWMFGKMKLKFLEDPKNTFGKAEQIKTYSRKSFVKDHLELAKFFSKLHFDDENMADLLTKMEDSKDKEATAKKWVEDHSELVKLWLDKK
- a CDS encoding ABC transporter permease, encoding MNKTIDIGQYVETAINWLTENAKPLFDVIKHVGNSSIMGIEWALVNTPFYIIILLFTLLAWWKAGKGIAIMTVAGLTLIFLMGLWRETMETLALIFVATITALIISVPLGIWAAKSKLAAKIIRPLLDLMQTMPAFVYLIPAVLFFSIGKVPGAFATIIFAMPPAVRLTTLGIEAVPKDIVEAARAFGATNRQILFKVELPLAMKTILAGINQTILLSLSMVVIAGMIAAGGLGEKVLEGINNLDIGLGFESGLSVVILAIILDRITQGFVKKKQ
- a CDS encoding glycine betaine/L-proline ABC transporter ATP-binding protein, translated to MEKIENGRKVKLKVEDLTIIFGKNKEKAQELLDKGFSKKEILEKTGCTVGINKASFEIYEGEFFVIMGLSGSGKSTLLRCLNRLNEPTSGKVYINDDNITDKNNKELLEVRRTEMSMVFQKFGLLPHHNILDNAGFGLEIRGESKASRDEKAQKALDIVGLNGFENQFPSQLSGGMQQRVGLARALANDPEVLLMDEAFSALDPLIKSEMQDQMLELQDTLQKTIVFITHDLDEAIKIGDRIVIMKDGVIEQIGTAEDILTNPASDYVKAFVEKVDRKTIITAKSLMFDKPTVVRFRKDGPEGALRKMRATGLETLPVVDFQNKFLGFVTLNDVVRITKKEPTVESIINSNVPSVYQEATVEEMLPLISGSKSAIAVVDENNKFLGLVTQLSLIIEATKFNEEEIIELKEIANNQ
- a CDS encoding DUF1304 domain-containing protein, whose translation is MDIVAKILIALVAIEHIYILWMEMFAWETKGKEVFKAALPAEMFKPTKGLAANQGLYNGFLAAGLIWSFLIEDPKWQTNVSLFFLSCVAIAGIYGAISATKKIFFVQALPAILAIIAVVLSNFYHLMQR
- a CDS encoding Crp/Fnr family transcriptional regulator, giving the protein METFKAHLDKFITISDEEFASIISFFQVLKVKKKENLMLEGDVCKCKYFVLEGCLRKFFINEKGVEQTTEFAIENWWMSDTFAFEKQMKTSFNIQSVENSKILTIDYQSQDLLFEKHPIMERYFRMVYQTAYAAAEKRIRYIYEMTKEEYYVHFSTLYPWFIQRIPQYLIASFLGFTPEYLSEIRAKLRS
- a CDS encoding DoxX family protein, which codes for MTGKKDFQFPQLFLRLAISFTMLSAVADRFGFWGKNSAWGNWENFEKYTLQLTSFLPESLSIFSAYFATFLEILFPLLLIIGFKTKIAAYCAGFLLLIFALSMTMALGIKAPLDYSVWVGSAGAFLLASQHQFSLSIDELIKKN